A single genomic interval of Cucumis sativus cultivar 9930 chromosome 5, Cucumber_9930_V3, whole genome shotgun sequence harbors:
- the LOC101215305 gene encoding FAD synthetase 2, chloroplastic, with the protein MLAAGVRVSHHLRDFDSHFAFGLTSGLASSAFLLFPPIWPRNPTSNFPSISHRSQPRRVSFFCSIVPSTSSGEIPVLSDCFGSREDDREVSVAGGIVALGKFDALHVGHRELAIQASMVGSPFLLSFVGIAEVLGWEPRAPIVAQCDRQRVLSSWAPYCQNSAPSEYRIQFSSVRYLTPREFVEKLSKELRVCGVVAGESYRFGYKAAGDAAELVKLCEEYGISAYIIKSVMDRNQKVVNSANSKERGQVSSTRVRHALSKGDMKYVSELLGRRHRLILMAEGLEGFSNSNNRVSAPRSCLLNLAPKEGLYNNCFVCTTDENLIPCRVAIDSTHVHIEMDDIGTSHLVGTQDRVNVEFGDEVV; encoded by the exons ATGTTGGCCGCCGGCGTTCGCGTTTCTCACCATCTCCGGGACTTCGACTCTCACTTTGCTTTCGGATTAACCTCCGGCCTTGCCTCCTCCgccttccttctctttcctcCCATATGGCCTCGCAATCCCACTTCTAATTTTCCCTCAATTTCTCACCGCTCCCAACCACGTCgggtttctttcttttgctcCATTGTCCCCTCCACTTCCTCCGGTGAAATTCCCGTTCTCTCCGACTGTTTTGG TTCACGAGAGGATGATCGTGAAGTCTCTGTGGCAG GAGGAATAGTAGCATTAGGAAAATTTGATGCTCTCCACGTTGGTCATCGAGAGCTTGCAATTCAAGCATCAATGGTTGGATCTCCATTTCTATTGTCATTTGTTGGAATTGCTGAAGTACTCGGTTGGGAACCTAG GGCTCCCATAGTTGCTCAATGTGATAGGCAGCGAGTTCTTTCCTCATGGGCACCATACTGCCAAAACTCAGCTCCATCAGAATATCGGATTCAATTTTCAAGCGTCCGTTATCTAACTCCACGagaatttgttgaaaaattatCAAAGGAGCTTCGTGTTTGTGGAGTTGTGGCAG GGGAAAGCTATAGGTTTGGATATAAGGCAGCAGGTGATGCAGCAGAGCTGGTGAAACTGTGTGAGGAATATGGGATAAGTGcttatattataaaatctgTGATGGATAGAAACCAAAAAGTTGTTAATTCTGCCAATTCAAAGGAGAGAGGACAAGTGTCTTCTACTCGGGTTCGCCATGCACTTTCCAAAGGAGATATGAAATATGTTTCTGAGCTTTTAGGCCGCAGGCATCGTCTTATTTTGATGGCCGAAGGCCTAGAAGGATTTAGCAATAGCAATAACAGAGTGTCAGCCCCAAGAtcatgtttattaaatttagcCCCAAAAGAAGGTCTCtataataattgttttgtCTGTACAACTGATGAGAACCTAATTCCGTGCCGGGTAGCTATCGACTCCACTCATGTTCACATAGAAATGGATGATATAGGTACAAGCCATCTTGTAGGAACACAAGACCGCGTCAATGTTGAATTTGGCGATGAAGTAGTATGA
- the LOC101215058 gene encoding F-box/LRR-repeat protein 2, producing MASVDSPLELGSDSGVVSVCINDILTDDELRSILDKIGRDKDKEIFGLVCKRWLRVQSNERKKLSARAGPHLLRKMASRFSRLLELDLSQSTSRSFYPGVTDSDLTVVANGFQYLIVLNLQYCKSISDSGLAAIGSGLSKLQSLDVSYCRKLTDKGFSAVAEGCRDIRNLNLAGCKLVTDGLLKTLSKNCHSLEELGLHGCTNITDSGLRELVKGCQKIEILDVNKCSNVGDVGVSSVSKACSSSLKTFKLLDCYKIKDDSILSLAEFCNNLETLIIGGCRDISDESIQKLALACKSNLRTLRMDWCLNITDSSLSCIFTHCSNLEALDIGCCEEVTDAAFHSLGSDGIEVNLKVLKISNCPKITLATISILVDSCNSLEYLDVRSCPHITKAGCDEAGLQFPASCKVNFAGSLCEPDLYL from the exons atgGCTTCCGTTGATTCGCCATTGGAACTCGGGTCCGACTCAGGTGTAGTTTCTGTCTGTATCAATGATATTCTGACCGACGATGAGCTCCGATCCATTCTGGATAAGATTGGCAGGGACAAAGATAAGGAGATTTTTGGGTTAGTTTGCAAGAGATGGTTGCGAGTTCAAAGCAACGAGAGGAAGAAGCTCTCAGCTCGGGCGGGTCCTCACCTGCTTCGCAAAATGGCCTCCAGGTTCTCACGTCTATTGGAATTGGATCTCTCTCAGTCTACTTCTCGATCTTTTTATCCGGGTGTTACTGATTCTGATCTTACTGTCGTCGCTAATGGTTTTCAGTACTTGATAGTCCTCAATCTTCAATACTGCAAAA GCATAAGTGATTCTGGATTAGCGGCAATCGGAAGTGGTCTTTCTAAACTACAGTCGTTAGACGTGTCCTATTGCAGGAAGTTGACTGACAAGGGATTCTCAGCTGTTGCAGAAGGATGTCGCGACATAAGAAACTTGAATCTCGCCGGCTGCAAACTGGTTACGGATGGACTATTGAAAACTCTTTCTAAAAACTGTCACAGTTTAGAAGAATTGGGTCTACATGGCTGCACTAATATAACTGACTCAGGATTAAGAGAACTTGTCAAAGGGTGTCAGAAGATTGAGATTTTAGATGTTAATAAATGCAGCAATGTTGGGGACGTTGGTGTATCTAGCGTTTCGAAGGCGTGTTCATCCTCTCTTAAGACGTTTAAGTTGTTGGATTgctataaaattaaagatgacTCCATCTTGTCACTGGCTGAGTTCTGCAATAATCTTGAGACTCTTATTATAGGTGGATGTAGGGACATCTCTGATGAATCTATTCAAAAGCTTGCACTGGCATGTAAAAGTAATCTCAGAACTTTGCGTATGGACTGGTGTTTGAACATAACTGACTCTTCATTAAGCTGCATATTCACCCACTGTAGCAATCTGGAGGCTCTTGACATCGGTTGCTGTGAAGAGGTGACGGATGCCGCTTTCCATAGTTTGGGAAGTGATGGTATTGAGGTGAATTTGAAGGTTTTGAAGATTAGTAACTGCCCGAAGATAACATTAGCCACAATAAGTATTCTTGTAGACAGTTGTAATTCTCTTGAATATCTGGATGTGAGGTCTTGCCCTCATATTACCAAGGCTGGATGTGATGAGGCTGGATTGCAGTTTCCTGCATCTTGCAAAGTGAATTTTGCGGGAAGTTTATGTGAACCTGATCTTTATCTTTGA
- the LOC101221866 gene encoding GEM-like protein 4, with translation MIRELGRRGYSFVNGILEHVKLSPNIAKTVKGKLWLGTKLLQFGGSENIFHKMFNLEHGDKLLNSAHCYLSTTAGPIAGLIFVSTHVVAFCSDRPIIISSPHGEIGKIFYKVMIPVNKVKRVNQRNNVNNPAKKYIQVVTVDDFDFWFMGFLNHEKAFKFIQNGVSVDSEDWPEEAQRKCCPGKFKTL, from the exons ATGATCAGAGAGCTTGGAAGAAGAGGTTACAGCTTTGTTAATGGAATCCTTGAACATG TTAAACTGTCGCCGAACATAGCCAAAACGGTGAAGGGGAAGCTGTGGTTGGGGACAAAACTTTTACAGTTTGGAGGAAGTGAGAATATATTCCACAAGATGTTCAATCTCGAACACGGAGACAAGTTATTGAATTCTGCACATTGTTATTTGTCAACAACAGCAGGTCCTATAGCAGGTCTCATCTTTGTTTCCACCCATGTAGTTGCTTTCTGCAGTGACAGACCAATCATCATTTCTTCTCCACATGGAGAAATTGgcaaaatattttacaaa GTTATGATCCCCGTGAACAAAGTGAAGAGAGTTAACCAAAGAAACAATGTAAACAATCCAGCAAAGAAATACATTCAAGTGGTGACTGTGGATGATTTTGACTTCTGGTTTATGGGTTTTTTGAATCATGAGAAAGCTTTTAAGTTCATACAAAATGGTGTCTCTGTGGATTCAGAAGATTGGCCTGAAGAGGCCCAAAGAAAGTGTTGTCCAGGAAAGTTCAAGACATTGTAA